A window from Erythrolamprus reginae isolate rEryReg1 chromosome 11, rEryReg1.hap1, whole genome shotgun sequence encodes these proteins:
- the LOC139174190 gene encoding NAD(P)H dehydrogenase [quinone] 1-like produces the protein MAAARRALMVVAHHEPGSFNHALKRAAVEALEGGGWSVEVSDLYAQRFQPVLSRADFSASPDDPRNLNYVREAGLAWKEGRLSSDILGEVEKLAAADLVIFQFPLQWFGLPAILKGWFERILIQGFAYSGGANYDQGPFRNKKAVLSFTTGGMGSMYTPSGINGDVNVLLWPTQRGTLHYCGFQVLAPHIAFGVGSHTPEDVRSQILEGWKKRLATIWDEEPLSFAPNSLFEAEFAKGFVLKKEVQEEQAKEKYGLSVGQHLGKPFPPDSQVKAQEK, from the coding sequence ATGGCTGCGGCGCGGCGGGCGCTGATGGTGGTGGCCCACCACGAGCCGGGCTCCTTCAACCATGCCTTGAAGCGGGCGGCCGTGGAGGCCCTGGAGGGCGGCGGCTGGAGCGTGGAAGTCTCGGACCTCTACGCGCAGCGCTTCCAGCCGGTCCTGTCGCGCGCGGACTTCTCGGCCAGCCCCGACGACCCTCGCAACCTCAACTACGTGAGGGAGGCCGGTCTGGCCTGGAAGGAAGGCCGCCTCAGCAGCGACATCCTGGGCGAGGTGGAGAAGCTGGCCGCCGCCGACCTGGTCATCTTTCAGTTCCCCCTGCAGTGGTTCGGCCTGCCCGCCATCCTGAAAGGCTGGTTCGAGCGCATCCTCATCCAGGGCTTTGCCTACTCCGGCGGCGCCAACTACGACCAGGGGCCCTTCCGGAACAAGAAGGCCGTGCTGTCCTTCACCACCGGCGGGATGGGCTCCATGTACACCCCGTCGGGCATCAACGGAGACGTGAACGTCCTGCTCTGGCCCACCCAGAGGGGCACCCTCCACTACTGCGGCTTCCAAGTCTTGGCCCCCCACATCGCTTTCGGCGTGGGCTCCCACACGCCCGAGGACGTCCGCTCCCAAATCCTGGAGGGCTGGAAGAAGAGACTGGCGACCATCTGGGACGAGGAGCCCCTCAGCTTTGCCCCCAACAGCCTCTTCGAAGCGGAGTTTGCCAAGGGCTTCGTGCTGAAGAAAGAGGTCCAGGAAGAGCAGGCGAAGGAGAAGTACGGGCTGAGCGTCGGCCAGCACCTGGGCAAGCCCTTCCCACCAGACAGCCAGGTCAAAGCCCAGGAGAAGTAA